The Thamnophis elegans isolate rThaEle1 chromosome Z, rThaEle1.pri, whole genome shotgun sequence genome contains a region encoding:
- the LOC116522139 gene encoding sulfotransferase 2B1-like, with amino-acid sequence MTKRIAESIQYGGVTFPSIVHSEESVCYAHKSFEVRDSDVFNITYPKSGTTWMQEILTLIYSNGDPTFSQSVPCWERVPWIEHKTATQYLENRPDPRLITSHLPATIFPEKFFSSQAKAIYTVRDPKDVCVSLYHYSKMASFLEYREDFGEFIELFSAGKILFGTWFDHVKSWLAYKNEKKFLLLVYDELLKDLRGSVLRICEFLGKNLDPAMVDSVVENASFRVMKNNKMVNYTLVPEDLMDQKMSTFIRKGISGDWKTHFTEEQSAAFYQLYRENMNGLETKFPWDEFQVEKHQEM; translated from the exons ATGACCAAACGGATTGCCGAGTCTATTCAGTATGGAGGAGTGACTTTTCCCAGCATCGTGCATAGTGAAGAGAGTGTTTGCTACGCTCACAAGAGTTTTGAAGTGCGGGATAGTGATGTCTTCAACATTACGTACCCCAAATCCG GAACAACTTGGATGCAAGAAATTCTTACTTTGATCTATAGCAACGGAGATCCCACATTCTCACAGTCAGTTCCTTGTTGGGAACGGGTGCCCTGGATTGAACACAAGACAGCAACGCAGTACTTGGAGAACCGGCCTGACCCTCGGCTCATTACCTCTCATTTGCCTGCAACAATCTTTCCAGAAAAGTTCTTCTCTTCGCAAGCTAAG GCTATTTACACTGTCCGTGACCCCAAGGATGTCTGTGTATCGCTCTACCATTATAGCAAGATGGCTTCATTTCTGGAGTACAGGGAGGATTTTGGAGAATTCATTGAGCTGTTTTCAGCAGGAAAAA TTCTCTTTGGCACCTGGTTTGATCATGTCAAAAGTTGGTTGGCCtacaaaaatgagaaaaagtttCTTCTTCTGGTCTATGATGAATTGCTAAAG GATCTACGTGGCAGTGTTCTTCGCATCTGTGAATTCCTAGGCAAGAATTTGGATCCTGCTATGGTTGACTCAGTGGTGGAAAATGCTTCCTTTAGAGTGATGAAGAACAACAAGATGGTAAATTACACCCTGGTTCCTGAAGATTTGATGGATCAAAAGATGAGCACTTTCATCAGGaaag GCATTTCTGGAGACTGGAAAACTCACTTTACTGAAGAGCAGAGTGCTGCTTTCTACCAGCTCTACCGGGAAAATATGAATGGTCTAGAGACCAAGTTTCCTTGGGATGAATTCCAGGTTGAAAAACATCAGGAAATGTGA